The Cervus elaphus chromosome 30, mCerEla1.1, whole genome shotgun sequence genome segment TGCAGTAGGTTGAGACGGGGTCACTGCAGGTGCAGCAGGTTGAGACGGGGTCACTGAAGGTGCAGTAGGTTGAGACGGGGTCACTGCAGGTGCATTAGGTTGAGACGGGGTCACTGCAGGTGCAGTAGGTTGAGACGGGGTCACTGCAGGTGCAGTAGGTTGAGACGGGGTCACTGCAGGTGCAGTAGGTTGAGATGGGGTCACTGCAGGTGCATTAGGTTGAGATGGGGTCACTGCAGGTGCAGTAGGTTGAGGCGGGGTCAGTGCAGGTGCAGCAGGTTGACATGGGGTCAGTGTCTCCAgtccaatgactggtgtccttagaagCAGCAggagattcacacacacacagggcggCGGAGGCAGAAATCGTCCGCTCAACGCAGCCGGGCCCAAAGGCCACTGGAGCCTCGGGAGCTGGAAGGGGCGGGAAGGACCCTCTGCAGAGCCTTGGAGGGACAGGCTAGTTCTTGTGGCTGGGAGCCCCTGGGCGTGGGGCTGGGTGGGCAGCTAGAGGGGCACACAAGGAATCCAGTGACTGTGAGGCTCTtggctggggtgggaggaagccGGGGCGCTGGCTGCTCACGGGGGGTCCTGGGAACCCTTTCTGAGCCATCACAGGACACGGGGCGCCCCCAGCTCTCAGCCGGCCTCTCCAGTGCCCCTGCCCCCTGAGGAGACCGAGGCTCAGAGGGGTGAGCCCCTCCAGAGCTAGAGAGGATGGAGCCAGGACCCCCAGGGGGCTGAGCCCAGAGCGGCTACACCTGCCTAACGTGTCCCCAAGGGGCTCGGAGTTCCCCCCACCTCCTTCACAAATTCCACTACACCTGGATCCTGAGCAACCGAGCGGTTACTGATAGCGACGAGCAGAGTCCAGAGGCCATCAGTAGAGGGCTGTCGTCCTCTCGGGGAGGGAGCGCCCGGGACCGGCAGGGACAGCTGGGCCCCGTCACCCCCACAAAGAGAAAGAGTGTCCCCAGCCCACCATTTAGAGAAAAGGGGCACCTCCTGAggaggctggatgcccaagggAGCCTCACGGGGACACCGCCAGCCCAGTGGCCCTGGACGTCCCGATTTCGTCCCAAAAGCCCAGGGTCCTGAGAGACCCACCACTGCCCAGCAGCCAGGGCAGCTGGTCACCCCCGCCTgcggccctggggcaggaaggcaTGAGGGACCAGCCCAGGGCTGAGACGCCACAGGGGCTCCTCGAGGGCATGCGTCTCCCCCCGTGCCCCCCAAAGCAAGGAAGCCAGGCCCCTGAGCCAGAAGCACCGCTCTGGGCCATGTTCACCATCACCCCGCGAGCATGCCGCCCTGCCGGGACCGTCACGGGGCGGCGGGCGCCGCTCTCCCCCAGCAGCCACACTGGAGCAGCACCCTCCAGACACGCGTCCCGGAGCCGTCTTAGGGACAGAGCCCTTGGGGCAGTCTAGCCAGCCCCCGTCCGCAGGCCCCGGGCCAGGACTGCACCGCGGGCTTGGAGGCCAGGCCTCCTCCCCCACCATCTCCGGCTCTGGGAGAACTTTGCCCACCCCCCCGCCCTCCAGAGAGTCAACAGGCTGAGCAGCCTAGGATCTGGCCATGCTATCCCGGGCCCGGGTGCTGGCCCTCCTCTGCCTTCTGCTTGGCCTGCGGGGGTCCCTGCCGGCAGGTAAGTGGAGGGGGGCTCCCCATTAACCCCGTGGAAGGCCAGCCGCCCCCAAAGCTAGCCCGCATGGTGGGCGCTCCCATCTGCCGGGAGCCTGGCTGGTGGGTCCTCTGTGACCTGCCTGCCTTTCAAAAGACGAGCGGAGCCCCTGGAGGACAGGCCACGGGAGTCCTCCCCCAGATAAATGGGGGCAGGCACCCTGGCCACGGCGGGCCCTCCCTTGCCCTCACTGCCCCCCAGGCCCAGACGTGGGCTCAGAGGTGACCCGTCTCCCGCTCAGCTCTCGGCCCCTCGCGGGGCGACCCGCCCCAGGGACAGGGCGCGGACACTGCGCCTTGATGCTCGGCTGCCACGGCAGTGACCACGACCCCCACCCGCGGACGCGGAGAGGCCTGAGCGGGAAACACGGGCGGGCGGCTCTGTGAGCAGTCACCACGGTGACTCCGCAGCCCCCAGGGGTGACCGAGGCAGAAGCCAGGCACCGACACTGTCCCCTGAAACCCGTCCACGTCTGCCCCGGCACCCACAGCCAGCCGCGGGGTCCCTGCCTGTAGCCCTGCTCCAGGGCCGGCAGCACCCGGGTCCTTCCTGTTTACCTGTCTTCTTTGTTCACCTGGCATCGCCGGGCGTGGGTTATTAGTGTTGCCAGTGACGTGTCTCCAGCTCTCCCAGCGGCCGGGTGTCTGCAGGGCTCAGAGCATCTCCTTAGGATAAACTGGAAGCGAAGGGACCCGGTCAAGGGCATGGACGTGTTGTTATAGTTTATTGAacacattgccttctcctcacatATGAAGCTTGTGCAGTATTGCCCGTTGGCAGCGTGAGGAACTCTCCTGCTGCAAACCAGCCGGCCtgtgggcggggagggggggaggcCTGTGATCCCATCACGGGGGAAGGGTGGGCAAGAGGCCTGTGATTCCATcactggtgggggaggggaggcctgtGATCCCGTcactggggggcggggcggggtggtggGAATGGTGCTGTCACAGGTGGGGGGACGGTGCTCTCCCCCCCGCCTCACAGCGCGCCCCCCCagtcttcctgccccaggagcaGGCCCTCGGCGTCCTGCACCGGCCCCGGCGTGCCAACGGGTTCCTGGAGGAGCTCCGGCCAGGCTCGCTGGAGCGGGAGTGCAGGGAGGAGCTCTGCTCCTTCGAGGAGGCCCGCGAGATCTTCCACAATGAGGAGAGGACGGTGAGCTCTGGCGTGCCGGGGTGGGCGGCAGGCTCTGGGCGCGGGGGCCGGAGTCTCCCCGCGCTGTGACCCTTGCACATCCTCACCCCTCGTCCGGAAGCTCAGTCTcctgtgcccccacccccccgaGGAAGTTCCCCCATCCCCAGAAGCCGTCCAGGCCCTGGGACTGGCCGCCTGTCCAACAGCCCTCAGGGACCCTGGCCATCGGAGACCCATCAGAGCCCTCGGAGACCCCGGGCAGGGCTGCCTCCAGGACGCGCCAGTGAGGAGGGCGCACCTAGGGAGCCTGTTCCTCCCCCAGTGGGCAGAGCAGGCCTCCCCTCCAGTCCAAGAGCAGAGAGATGCCCGCCGAAAGTGCCTCCTTCCAGTGAGATGAACTCCTTCCAGGGGGCTGAGGATCGGGAGGCCAGGAGACAAGACCCCCTCTCCCCTCACACTCGGGGGACACCCCACACAGGATACGTGTCTCACATGCACAGGACACGTGTCTCACACGCACAGGACACGCGTCTCACACGCACAGGACACGCGTCTGACGCGGCACACACGTCGCACTCGCAGGGCAGGGCTCACACGCCCCTTCCCAGGTGCGCTCAGGATGGCCATCCCTGgagtctgtgtctgactctgtgtgaccccatggactgtagcccaccaggctcctccgtccacgggattctccaggcaggagtcctgcagtgggtcgccgtgccctcctccaggggtcttccccacccagggactgaacccgcgactctgacatcccctgcactggccggcaggctctttaccactagctgcagctgtgctgagtcgctcaggcgtgtctgactctttgcggccccgaggactttagcccgccaggctcccctgtccatgggattctccaggccagaatactggagtgggttgtggttTTCAGAACCTTCCAACAGTTTTCACTTTGTTTGATTCTCACAGTAATGCTGTGAGTTGCTTTTCATTGGCCTAAAGATCCCTGGGGAGTCACAGTTACTGAGAGGCCCCTGAAACTGGCAGGGCACCCATGCGTGTCTTTCCCACATTCTCCTCGGTCAGCGGGTGTCTGGACGGTCAGCGAAGCATTGGGGGAGGCCCCGGAGGCTCGGGGAGCGTGGGGTCTCACCCACGTTCACAGCTCTGACTTGGCAGGGCTGGGGCTGAAGCCTGGAGTTGGGACTTGGGAGAGGCCATGTGGACCTCTGTGGCCTTAGCAACGGGAGGGGCGGGTGTTAGAGAAAAGACTCGCTTCCCTGGATGAACCCACCCATCTCCAGAGGAGCGGTGTGGCTTCTGCCCCAGCCCGCGCCGGCAGCTCCCCCACGGGGACATAAAGCTTGCCCCGGCACCCGTGTCTCACACGGCTTCTTCTTGCTCCCTCAGAAGCAGTTCTGGGTTTCCTACAATGGTGAGTAGGTGGCCGGCCGACCCCATCCGCCGCCAGCCCCCGTCAGCCTCCTAACAGTGACTTGCCCGCAGACGGGGACCAGTGCGCCTCCAGCCCCTGCCAGAACGGGGGCTCCTGCGAGGACCAGCTCCAGTCCTACGTCTGCTTCTGCCCCGACGGCTTCGAGGGCCGGAACTGCGAGACAGGTGAGGAGCCGGGGCCCCGGAGGCTGCCGACTCACCATGTGGGAGGCTGGGCTCGGCGACCTCGCAGGCTTCCGCCCGAGCATCTTGGGTGCAAGGTTCTGGGTGCTGACCCACTTCTGGGGCAAGTCTGGGGGAGCCACTCGTCTCTGCCAGCTCCCCTGAACCCTGGCGCGGGGTTCCCACAGCCGCAGTGGCCAGCGTGCTCAGACATGGGACCCCCAGACCCAGGTCTCACCCTCCTGGGCCATCTGCAGGGTGTCTCCTGACCCAGGACCCCCAGACCCAGGTCTCACCCTCCTGGATCATCTGCAGGGTGGGCAGAGCCAGAAGCAGGGTGTCCCCTGAGCCGGGTCCCCCAGGCCCGGGTCTCACCCTCCTGGGGTGTCTGCGGGGTGTCCCCTTTCTCCGCGCAGGCCCGGCCCCTGGCCCAGGGAGGGGCGGCCCCGGGGCTTCCTGCCCTGACCCAGGGGCCCGGTCAGCTGCGCCCTGTGTCCGCAGACAAGCAGAGCCAGCTGATCTGCGCCAACGACAATGGCGGCTGTGAGCAGTACTGCGGGGCCAACCCGGGGGCCGGGCGCTTCTGCTGGTGCCATGAGGACTACGCACTCCAGGCAGACGGGGTGACCTGTGCGCCCGCAGGTAACAGGCCCGGGGCCCAGGCCCGAGGTGTGTGCTTCCACTCCCGATGAGCCACCACCGCCCTGCTGCACGTCCTCTGTGGCTAAAAGCTGGAGGCCCGGGGGGGAGCATCCCTGAGCCTCACCAGGGCGAGGGGGTGCCCTGGGCGGAGGGAGGAGACGCCCCCCGCCCAGCCCTGGTCTCCCGAAGATCGTGCAGGCGGCCTCGTCCAGGAGGCCAGAGACAGCGGCCGCCTCAAACCTGTCCCCTCCAGCCTGGGGCTTCCCCGGAGCCAGGTGGAAAGCAAGAGTGGGGTTGGAGAGCAGCCGGGCTGCCCGAGACGCTGCCCACCCCCCGCAGCACATCCCAGGCCCTTTGGGGGCGTCAGGCTGCCTGTCTCCACCCAATACACCAGCAGGACCCAGGCCCACAGGCCCTGCCGCTTGGCCCCAGCAGCTTCCCCCGGACCCCCGAAACCCCGGGCAAGAAGGGGCACAGGCTCCAACACAGGGCGCTCGCCGGTCCAGCCGCAGGGCCTCTGTCACGCCCACGTCCTGCTGACCTCTGTCTCACACAGTGGAATATCCGTGCGGGAAAATACctgttttggaaaaaagaaacGGCAGCAAGCCCCAAGGGCGAATCGTGGGGGGCCACGTGTGCCCCAAAGGGGAGTGCCCTTGGCAGGTGAGGCTgcaggcctggggggcggggcggggcgggtcctcaggcctggggggcggggcggggagggtcggcaggcctggggggcggggcggggcgggtcctcaggcctggggggcggggcggggagggtcctcaggcctggggggcggggcgggttctcaggcctgggggcggggcggggagggtcctcgggcctggggggcggggcggggcgggtcctcgggcctggggggcggggcggggcgggtcctcgggcctggggggcggggcggggcgggtcctcgggcctggggggcggggcggggcgggtcctcgggcctggggggcggggcggggcgggtcctcaggcctgggggcggggcggggcgggtcctcaggcctgggggcggggcggggcgggtcctcaggcctggggggcggggcggggagggtccTCGGGCctggggggggcggggctgggggggggcgggcgcgggggggggggcgggggcgggggcgggagggtcctcaggcctgggggagggtggaaggaaggggagggtcGCCCGGCAGGCGAATCCGCAGGCCCGCTGTTTGGACCTGTCTGAGGCTCTGCGGGAGCAGAGAGAACCCCACCCGGCATTGCCACCCTCCGGCCGGGGCCCGCCAGCTCCCCGTACCCTTCCCTGGACGGACGCGGCGTCCCCGGCAGCCCCCACGCGGGTGCAGGGAGGGGAGCGCCGGCGGCCGTGATCGTGacgtgcccccccccccccgtgtgCCGCGCCCGCCAGGccatgctgaagctgaacgggGCGCTGCTCTGCGGGGGCACCCTGGTCAGCCCCTCCTGGGTGGTCTCCGCTGCCCACTGCTTCGACAGGCTCCGGAGCTGGCGGAATCTGACTGCGGTGCTGGGTAGGTGGTGCCGGCGCCTCCCCCTGGCCCGCGGGCCAAGATTCTGGGCTTCCAGCCACCGCTCCCACGAGCGGCGGCAACTCTCCTGGAAAGAGAGGCACGCAGGCAGCGTGTGGGCAGACCCCGCACCCCGGGACCCCTGTGCCCACCCCCTGCAGCCTCTCTCTCGCCCAGACGCAGCCCCGGGTGACGCCGCTCCTGCCAGGAGCCCCGCGGGGGTGCCCTCCCCGGGGTGCTCTGCCCGGCGGGCTTATGGGATGACGGGGGCCCCGGGGGGGGCAAGGAATTGGGGCACCCCTCCTCACCCACCACACTGCCCGCCAGGACCCCCTCTCACACCTCCACCTCTGGGTCTGGATTCGCCCCAACTCACCCGCCAGCAGCTGCCAAGAGGCTGCCTGCCCACCTTGGGGGGTGGAATGTGCGCCCCCTGCTCCCGGGAAAGGAGGCCCTGGCCCGCGCGGCGAGGGGGGCGTGAGCAGAGGTCCTGGTGCCCCGCAGGTGAGCACGACCTCGGCCGCGTGGAGGGCTCGGAGCAGGAGCGGCTGGTGGTGCAGGTCATCGTCCCCAAGGAGTATGTGCCGGGCAAGACGAACCACGACGTGGCCCTGCTGCAGCTGTCGCAGCCCGTGGCCCTGGGTGACCACGTGGCGCCCCTCTGCCTGCCCGACCCCGCCTTCGCGGACGAGACGCTGGCCTTCGTGCGCTTCTCGGCCGTCAGCGGCTGGGGCCAGCTCCTGGAGCGCGGGGTCACCGCCCGCAAGCTCATGGTGGTGCTGGTGCCCCGGCTGCTGACCCAGGACTGCCTGCAGCAGTCGCGCCAGAGGCCCGGCGGGCCCGCGGTCACGGACAACATGTTCTGCGCCGGCTACACGGACGGCAGCAAGGACGCCTGCAAGGGGGACAGCGGGGGCCCGCACGCCACACGCTTCCGAGCCACCTGGTTCCTGACCGGCATCGTCAGCTGGGGCGAGGGCTGTGCGGCGGCCGGCCACTTCGGGGTCTACACGCGGGTCTCCCGCTACACGGCCTGGCTGCGGCGGCTGATGGGCCACCCTCTGCCCGAACGGGGCCTCCTCCGGGTCCCGCTGCTGCCCTAGCCCCTGCCCTGCCAATAAAGCCGCCACgcgtgcctggcccccaggagccAAAGCCGGAGATtctcctgtggttcctggggCGGGGAAGCGGGGCAGGTGGaaacagagatggagacagagagactcAGAAGGAGGGAGAGACGGAGGGCGGGAGAGAGAAAGACCCAGAGTCAGAGGCGgacggggaggggagggcggcAGCGGGGTGCAGCCAGGGCTGGAGGCGTCCAGACGGGACGGGAGGCGCACGCGGGCAGCACAGGCCCGGTGCCCGTCCTCGCGGCGACCTGCGCCACTCCCTGTCTGGCTTGTCGCTCCCCTGAGCGTTGCGTCCTCGTTCCGGGTAAATGTGAGCACCCCGATGGACATCGGCCTCCCACATCCCGCTGAGTGTGCGGCACACGCAGCCCTGCATGCTGTgtgcctgcccctcccctgcccctgacTGCGGGCGGCCCGCCCCCCTGCTCTCCCCGCACGGTCCAGAGTCGTCTCCCAGAGACCCTCACGCTGGTCCTCGAGCCGGGCTCCTCCACAGTCACCAGCTTCGCTGACGTGAACTCTCACGTGAAGCCATTTCCGATGCAGACGCTCTCCTGGGTTCGGGGCTGCGTGTCTCTCCCGGCTGAGGCCCCAGGAGATGACACCAGCCTGAGGACCAGCAGGGACCCTCTGCAGGATGCAGGCTCCCAGGTCCTGCCCCACttggcggggttgggggggggtccTCGATCTACCTTCTATCGAGTCCCTCAGGTGATGGGCACGCAGGCTGCGAGGGGGAAGGATGAGGAACCAGGGACAGGAGCTCCAGACCCCACCCTAGCCCAGCCAGTGGGCACCTGCCCCCTCGGGTCTCATCTGTCCAGCCCGGCACCTCAGTTTAGGGTGCTGGGGCCATGCCCTGCTGGACAGTCCAGCCACGTCTCGTGTACCAAGCAGggctgggcaagcctggccacACATCTGGCCACACGCATCACCCAGGCTGCCCGAAACGGCAGCGCGGAGTCGCTGGGTCAGAGGCTGCCAGGCTGAAGAAGAGGCCGTCTGACCTGCAGACTCGTGTGCCCACCGCCTGGCCTCCGCCACCCCGCACAGGCGGTAGTCTTTGGGGTTCTCACTGGGCACACACGTCACGCACCCCGGCTCCAGCTCTGGTTGGTGCCCTCGGCCTCACCGCTAACCCTTTCTGCCTCCcatctcatctgtaaatggggtcCTGTGTTCGTGAAACCGGCGCAGGCAGCATATGAGGTGTGGGGAGGACGGgtcacccagctgtggatggtgAAGCGGGTCGTCCAGCGTCCACGCGGCCCCAGCTCAGGCTGCAGACACTCGGGAGACTCTAGTCAAGATGCCCCCAGAGGCCCTGAGCGCAGAGCCTGCTGTTTCTTCCTGAAGCAAAAGCTGGCTGGATGCCTCTTCctggaagaggaggggagggggctggagggacTGACCAGGTCCTGGGTGGGCCTCACCGCACCGGGCAACGTTGGGGAGCATCGCCCACCTGGACCGCTGGACACGGGCGCGGGGCAGGGGCTCGCCAGAGCCCAGCCTCACCCCACCCGCCCtgcaggccagggacagcacagAGAAAGGGGAGACCTCACTTTACCACAGCCACCTCTCTGCCAAAGACCAGCCCTGCCTGGGTGCCCAGCAGCAGCGTTTGGGGACAGCAGAGGCTCGTTCAGCGCACTGGTGCTCACCCCACACCTGCTGTGTGCGGAGCCGCTCTCCGCGCCGGACACAGGCCTGGTGAGCAGGCGTCCCGCGTGGGGCGGGCCGGGCATGCTCGGCCAACGAACAGAGCATGACCCCCTCGCCTCCCAGGACAGCACCGCCCGCTGGCAGCCCGTGGACGGCTGCCTGCAGAGCCCCGCGCAGCTGTGGTGGTCACGTCCCACACCTGCTGCTCCCGAGAGGGGCACTTCCTGGCTGGGAGAGCAGCCCCAGCCCAGTGTGGTGCCCTCACCTCCCACCCAGCCTGGGCACAAAGCTCCTGGTCCTAACCCCACGTCCGCACCGATGGCCGTGGATGGTGCCCCACCTCTCTCTAAACCTGTTTTCTGTCCTAgaaaaacagatggggaaatgagaCTTGACGTTTGTCACAGTCGTAAGGATGAGAACGGCTAGCTGTGGATGTCTGAGAACCACACAACGGCGTGTCTGTTCTCAGAACAAATGCTCCGCGCGCACGCCAGGCCCCTGGTCACGGCTCCGGACGAGAAGGAGCTCGACCGGGACCTCCCCGGGGCTGCAGAGGCAGGGCGGCCAGGCCCCCAGAGCCACCCCCCTGTCCCTGAACCCCCGCCCCCGCAGGCGCGGGCTCCAACCGGCGGCCGCGATAAGCAGGCCGGGCGCCAGCCACCCTCCAGCCAGGGCGAGCGGACCTTGCCCCGGAGGCCTGTCGCGGCGGGACGGACGGCTGTCCTCCGAAGGGCCCCACCATGGCCGGCCTGCTGCGCCTCATCCTGCTCACCACCGCCCTGGGCGGCCTCCTGCGGCCGGCAGGGAGCGGTACGTGGCCCTCACCCTGCGGACTGCAGGTGGCCCCAGGTGGAGGGCGGGAGGGGTCCGGGAGATGCCCTTGAACTTCCTGAGTGGAGAGTGTGTGCACAGCCCCTGTGGAAGCTCGGCCTGAGATGCTGGCTGCGGTCTCAGCCTGGGGCAGCTCAGGGCCAGCTGTGCCTCCCCATGGGTGGGAAGTCAGTGAGTGGATCAGAGCAGAGGGAAATGTGGACAGAAagagagggggagacagagagaaacaggGGCAGAGGGACAGAGGGGGAGGACggaagcctggggagggggcgcggCAGGCAGAGACAGGGAGCAGCCCCTCTGTCTGGGGCGCAGGGGGTCACAGGCAGAGACAGGGAGGAGCTACTCTGTCTGGGGCGCGGGGGGTCACAGGTAGAGACAGGGAGGAGCTACTCTGTCTGGGGCGCAGAGGGGGTCacaggcagagagggaggagcCCCTCTGGGGCGCAGAGGGGGTCacaggcagagagggaggagcCCCTCTGTCTGGGGCGCAGAGGGGGTCACAGGCAGAGACAGGGAGGAGGCCCTCTGTCTGGGGTGCGGGGGGTCATAGGCAGAGAGGGAGCAGCCCCtctgtctggggtggggggcgtcACAGGCAGAGAGGGAGCAGCCCCTCTGTCTGGGGCGTGGGGGGTCACAGGCAGAGAGGGAGCAGCCCCTCTGTCTGGGGCGCAGAGGGGGTCACAGGCAGAGACAGGGAGGAGGCCCTCTGTCTGGGGTGCGGGGGGTCATAGGCAGAGAGGGAGCAGCCCCtctgtctggggtggggggggtcacaGGCAGAGAGGGAGCAGCCCCTCTGTCTGGGGCACGGGGGGTCACAGGCAGAGACAGGGAGGAGGCCCTCTGTCTGGGGTGCAGGGGGTCATAGGCAGAGAGGGAGCAGCCCCTCTGTCTGGGGTGAGGGGGTCACAGGCAGAGACAGGGAGGAGCCCCTCTGTCTGGGGTGCGGGGGGTCACAGGCAGAGACAGGGAGGAGCTACTCTGTCTGGGGCGCAGAGGAGGTCacaggcagagagggaggagcCCCTCTGTCTGGGGCGCAGAGGGGGTCACAGGCAGAGACAGGGAGGAGGCCCTCTGTCTGGGGTGCGGGGGGTCacaggcagagagggaggagcTACTCTGTCTGGGGCGCGGGGGGTCACAGGCAGAGAGGGGCTTCCAAGGCAGGAAAGAAAACGAGGCCCAGTGCCACCCCACCAGGCTGGCTCTGCCCGGGTAGGGGCTGCCCGACCTGAGACAGGACAGAGGGGCTCTGGGCCTCCCAGGACTCAGGCCCGTCCTGGAGGCCAGAGAGCAGAGAGCCGAGAGGCAGCCCCTGGCCTGCCTGCATGCTTGCCTTCCGGTTGAGGCGGAAGTCCAGGAGCCCgagaggctgggggagagggaagagagagagaggccagcGGAGCAGGAGGGCAGCCAGGCAGGCGAGTGGGAGGGGGAGGCATGGGCTTATCTCAAAGCAACCGCTCGCTGGTGGAGAGGAGCCCCTGGAGGTCTGGAGTGTGGGGAGGGGCCCACAGAGAACAAGGCTGAGCCTGGCCTTGCTGGGAAAACCAGGTGTCACTAAAAGAAGAGGGGGTTTGGGAGGGAAAGTAGTTGGAGGTAGGACCAATTGAACACTTGGGAGTTTCATACACTCTCTAAAATAACCCTAAGAGGGAGGGATTGTAACCTCCACTCGCCAGTATCCAGTAGTTGGTGACCAAGATGTATTTGCCACTCAAGACGGCTGACTCTGCAGTCCTGCGTTTCAGTTTCCGACGCGCGGAGCTTGGCGCTCTGAGACAGACAAGGGGGACAGTCCCTGCGGGGAGAGCTGCAAACACAGCTCAGGCCGTGAGCTGGGACTGGAAATCAGCTTACAGAGTCGTCTGTCTTAGGCAGAGACTCAAGTCTTCGGCAGAAGAGAGGTAGAGAGGGCAGGCAGAGGGCCGGGGCAGGAGCCGAGGGCCTCCGGTGGAGAGAGGACGAGGCGGCAGTCAGGGCAGCAGCGTGGGGACAG includes the following:
- the F7 gene encoding coagulation factor VII → MLSRARVLALLCLLLGLRGSLPAVFLPQEQALGVLHRPRRANGFLEELRPGSLERECREELCSFEEAREIFHNEERTKQFWVSYNDGDQCASSPCQNGGSCEDQLQSYVCFCPDGFEGRNCETDKQSQLICANDNGGCEQYCGANPGAGRFCWCHEDYALQADGVTCAPAVEYPCGKIPVLEKRNGSKPQGRIVGGHVCPKGECPWQAMLKLNGALLCGGTLVSPSWVVSAAHCFDRLRSWRNLTAVLGEHDLGRVEGSEQERLVVQVIVPKEYVPGKTNHDVALLQLSQPVALGDHVAPLCLPDPAFADETLAFVRFSAVSGWGQLLERGVTARKLMVVLVPRLLTQDCLQQSRQRPGGPAVTDNMFCAGYTDGSKDACKGDSGGPHATRFRATWFLTGIVSWGEGCAAAGHFGVYTRVSRYTAWLRRLMGHPLPERGLLRVPLLP